In methanogenic archaeon ISO4-H5, the following are encoded in one genomic region:
- a CDS encoding ribosomal protein L30P Rpl30p translates to MAAYVVIRVLGQADVNYNIQHTMHLLGLNRVNHATVVPVNDAYKGMLQVVKDYCTFGLIDEETLAAMIKARGKVVGDAPVTDEYVKEHTEFATIDDLAKAIVAGEYKIKDVEGMKPVFRLHPPIKGYEGNKHAFAEGGALGNRKEKINDLVMRML, encoded by the coding sequence ATGGCAGCATACGTCGTAATCCGCGTGCTGGGACAGGCTGATGTCAACTACAACATTCAGCACACCATGCACCTCCTCGGACTCAACAGGGTCAACCACGCAACCGTGGTCCCCGTCAACGATGCCTACAAAGGAATGCTCCAGGTCGTCAAGGACTATTGCACCTTCGGTCTGATTGACGAGGAAACCCTCGCCGCCATGATCAAGGCCCGCGGTAAGGTCGTCGGAGACGCACCCGTCACCGACGAGTACGTCAAGGAGCACACCGAGTTCGCAACCATCGACGACCTGGCCAAGGCCATCGTCGCCGGCGAGTACAAGATCAAGGACGTCGAGGGCATGAAGCCCGTCTTCCGTCTCCACCCCCCTATCAAAGGATACGAGGGTAACAAGCACGCCTTCGCAGAGGGCGGAGCTCTCGGAAACAGGAAGGAGAAGATCAACGACCTCGTCATGAGGATGCTCTGA
- a CDS encoding transmembrane protein, with the protein MMHLEEGEKHSFWAESLPAGLSVVRQFDKIVLALWLICIVGYCVAVALLNDRTVLGHVITAQALLACIALPFVMVGLLYIIDRRNIASLVITVVLAAATFALTRQLTYILVIVYLFIGALGVACVVDAIQRVIFYKVVGHIRYANVKEHLTPGDRVFSFLFNIPPDLDTRNIAINPKSVGTKFPWKDMGSTVVLSLIVGMFFWIYLSMNPAFLNLEYTANIPIFIFGITLYVPILILPFSVFKSLDVKIGTNYRDFKLYNGVTATIYRMAVPVFAALLLVLRAVFEQDNPVEVLLYIGFSAVIILFVVFLTSIIYYYAMEATTSADIAKKWKIFIPVPLLLSLHEDTVIRKKYPGTPVRDENDMSDINLALDKRN; encoded by the coding sequence ATGATGCACTTGGAAGAAGGGGAAAAACACAGTTTCTGGGCTGAGAGCCTGCCGGCCGGACTGTCAGTCGTAAGGCAGTTCGACAAGATCGTTCTCGCGCTTTGGTTAATCTGTATTGTAGGCTACTGCGTAGCCGTGGCACTGTTGAACGATCGTACCGTCCTGGGTCATGTGATAACAGCACAGGCGCTTCTGGCCTGCATCGCCCTGCCTTTCGTCATGGTGGGTCTGCTGTACATCATCGACAGGCGTAACATTGCGTCACTGGTCATCACAGTCGTATTGGCTGCAGCGACGTTCGCACTCACCAGGCAGCTGACATACATCCTGGTCATCGTGTACCTGTTCATCGGTGCCCTGGGAGTGGCATGCGTGGTCGACGCCATCCAGAGGGTGATCTTCTACAAGGTCGTGGGCCATATCAGGTATGCCAACGTCAAAGAGCATCTGACCCCCGGCGACAGGGTCTTCTCCTTCCTGTTCAACATCCCTCCGGACCTGGATACCAGGAACATTGCCATCAACCCCAAATCCGTGGGCACCAAGTTCCCCTGGAAGGATATGGGCAGTACCGTGGTACTCTCCCTCATCGTGGGAATGTTCTTTTGGATCTATCTCTCCATGAACCCCGCCTTCCTTAATCTGGAGTACACTGCTAACATTCCTATCTTCATCTTCGGCATCACTCTCTACGTACCTATCCTGATCCTGCCCTTCTCGGTGTTCAAATCCCTGGATGTCAAGATCGGTACCAACTACCGTGATTTCAAGCTCTACAACGGTGTCACCGCCACCATTTACAGGATGGCCGTCCCCGTCTTCGCCGCGCTCCTCCTGGTTCTGAGGGCGGTATTCGAGCAGGACAATCCTGTCGAGGTGCTGCTGTACATCGGTTTCAGTGCCGTCATCATTCTTTTCGTCGTATTCCTGACTTCCATCATCTACTACTACGCCATGGAAGCCACGACCTCTGCGGACATCGCCAAGAAGTGGAAGATCTTCATCCCCGTCCCTCTCCTCCTCAGTCTTCACGAGGATACCGTCATCAGGAAGAAGTACCCCGGTACGCCTGTGAGGGACGAGAACGACATGTCCGATATCAATCTGGCACTCGACAAGCGCAACTGA
- a CDS encoding preprotein translocase subunit SecY gives MDDAKPSLLYKVKPIGDRLPAVKRPEGHVHFRTKIMWVAVILILYFVMSNVYIWGLDQSGSLDMFAQYRTIMAGASGTILQLGIGPIVTASIIMQLFVGAKIIKLDLSNKKDKACYQSVMKVLVLVMILVEALPQVYGYLVPSDAFVSQFGNGGSKALIILQLFIGSYLVFLFDEVISKWGIGSGISLFIAAGVAQAVFTGALNWYPIQLGTEYSLSNPPAGTIPKAIYILTHTSSGEMASGGYEMILLGSPNPLIALIGTVVIFLVVVYLESSRIELPLSHGNARGARGRYPIKLMYASNIPVILMSALLANISMVCLLLYTNDFLSSIPLIGGNGAIGTYETGSTTASGGIAWYLSTPQGLTDWLMPILNPASYGNGHSVIQNVCHVLIYLTVMVIGSIMFAKFWVETTNLGAESVAKNIMRSGMQIPGFRRDPRVLTKVLERYIPTITVLSGALIGLLAAVADMIGTTGNASGTGLLLTVGIIIRFYEALGREQMMEMNPMMRGFFGGE, from the coding sequence ATGGATGATGCAAAACCGAGCCTGTTGTACAAGGTGAAACCTATAGGCGACAGGCTCCCCGCAGTCAAGCGTCCCGAAGGGCACGTGCACTTCAGGACCAAGATCATGTGGGTCGCGGTCATCCTGATCCTGTACTTCGTGATGTCCAACGTGTATATCTGGGGACTCGACCAGTCGGGCTCCCTGGATATGTTCGCGCAGTACAGGACCATCATGGCCGGGGCATCCGGTACGATCCTCCAGTTAGGTATTGGACCGATCGTCACCGCGTCCATCATCATGCAGCTGTTCGTCGGTGCGAAGATCATCAAACTTGATCTGAGCAATAAGAAGGACAAGGCCTGCTATCAATCGGTGATGAAGGTCCTGGTCCTGGTGATGATCCTCGTCGAGGCTCTTCCCCAGGTCTACGGATATCTCGTTCCCTCCGATGCGTTCGTATCGCAGTTCGGTAACGGGGGATCCAAGGCCCTGATCATCCTTCAGCTCTTCATCGGTTCCTATCTGGTGTTCCTCTTCGATGAGGTTATCTCCAAATGGGGTATCGGCAGCGGTATCTCCCTGTTCATCGCGGCAGGTGTGGCACAGGCTGTCTTCACCGGTGCGCTGAACTGGTATCCGATTCAGCTCGGAACCGAATACTCGCTGAGCAACCCGCCTGCGGGAACCATCCCTAAGGCAATCTATATCCTCACCCACACCAGCTCCGGTGAGATGGCGTCGGGAGGATACGAGATGATCCTGTTGGGTTCGCCCAACCCGCTCATCGCGCTCATAGGAACGGTTGTGATCTTCCTGGTGGTCGTCTATCTGGAATCCAGCCGTATCGAACTGCCTCTATCCCACGGTAACGCCAGGGGAGCCAGGGGCAGATATCCGATCAAACTGATGTACGCGAGCAACATCCCCGTCATCCTGATGTCAGCCCTGCTGGCCAACATCAGCATGGTGTGCCTGCTCCTGTACACCAACGACTTCCTTAGTTCCATCCCCCTCATCGGAGGAAACGGAGCGATAGGAACGTACGAGACCGGAAGCACCACCGCCTCGGGAGGTATCGCATGGTATCTTTCGACGCCGCAGGGTCTGACAGATTGGCTGATGCCCATCCTCAACCCAGCGTCGTACGGTAACGGACACAGCGTGATACAGAACGTGTGCCATGTGCTGATCTATCTGACCGTGATGGTCATCGGATCGATCATGTTCGCCAAGTTCTGGGTCGAGACCACTAACCTGGGTGCGGAGTCCGTGGCCAAGAACATCATGAGAAGTGGAATGCAGATTCCCGGATTCAGGAGGGACCCCCGTGTCCTGACCAAGGTCCTGGAGAGATACATTCCCACGATCACAGTGCTCTCGGGAGCATTGATCGGTCTGCTCGCAGCTGTGGCAGATATGATCGGAACCACCGGAAACGCATCCGGTACCGGTCTGTTGCTGACGGTAGGAATCATCATACGCTTCTACGAAGCGCTCGGACGTGAACAGATGATGGAGATGAACCCCATGATGAGGGGATTCTTCGGTGGTGAATGA
- a CDS encoding transmembrane protein — MIMANPGSPEQMRQQQQQNMQPMPKGTMIGMLGVLVIMMVVMMWRVQIGEALNYVFKYIDFGGQYPVLTLMVAGIIMITLSTVVRGFLSDPVAQAKTQHIQSEYNAEMRTARTENNLYKLKKLQEMQPQMMAASMEQSTKMMKLMPLTMVFVIPIYAWIFYFVTFTMHGDTTPLIISMPWGTANLMDNVMGFMPLWIVIYTLISLPIGQLENKLINHILFKKRLKALNAGEA; from the coding sequence ATGATAATGGCAAATCCAGGCAGCCCTGAACAGATGAGGCAGCAGCAACAGCAGAACATGCAGCCGATGCCCAAAGGTACCATGATCGGTATGCTCGGGGTCCTCGTCATCATGATGGTCGTCATGATGTGGAGGGTCCAGATCGGCGAGGCGCTCAACTACGTGTTCAAATACATCGACTTCGGCGGCCAGTACCCCGTACTGACCCTGATGGTCGCAGGTATCATCATGATCACGCTGAGTACCGTCGTCAGGGGATTCCTGTCCGACCCTGTCGCACAGGCCAAGACCCAGCATATCCAGAGCGAGTACAACGCAGAGATGCGCACGGCCCGTACCGAGAACAATCTGTACAAGCTGAAGAAGCTGCAGGAAATGCAGCCTCAGATGATGGCTGCCTCCATGGAGCAGAGCACCAAGATGATGAAGCTCATGCCTCTTACCATGGTCTTCGTCATCCCTATCTACGCGTGGATCTTCTACTTCGTGACCTTCACGATGCACGGAGACACCACTCCCCTGATCATATCCATGCCCTGGGGAACCGCGAACCTGATGGACAACGTGATGGGCTTCATGCCTCTGTGGATCGTCATCTACACCCTCATCAGCCTTCCTATCGGACAGCTGGAGAACAAGCTCATCAACCACATACTGTTCAAGAAACGTCTTAAAGCCCTCAACGCAGGTGAAGCATGA
- a CDS encoding tRNA pseudouridine synthase B TruB, whose product MRITISGPPGSGKTTVCGKLSEALGLKAVVFGQVFRQLAAEKGLTLVELGKLAEQDPQIDADIDAKIVETARSSPDIILESRLSAYMLTRNGIPALRVFLEASPEVRFARIGIREEQELQHAIEETNARQASEAKRYKMYYGIDITDLSVYDLIINTDNLTPDEVLQKILDAVRVRTMLVKDPNAIPDRWGKRPSDRTVGELLQGGVIALDKPSGPTSHQATAWARDALHLDKIGHGGTLDPYVSGVLPICTGKAVRLTDIVLSSDKEYVCLMRLHADRSEERIREVMGRFVGKIYQLPPVRSAVKRQIRIRTIKELEILDIRGRDVLFRISCDAGTYVRTLCIDIGEMLLCGASMTELRRTRSGKMKESQAATLQDLADAYIFWQQEGRGEWLRSLIRPMEVLADPLPKIIVKATAVDAVCHGADLSVRGVHMLDPEIRKNALVAMMTARGELVAIGKMMMSSDKLMAADAGVAVKTVRVFMEPGHYPRMWKYSTDLEGYSPAE is encoded by the coding sequence ATGAGAATAACCATCAGTGGTCCTCCCGGTTCCGGGAAGACCACTGTCTGTGGCAAACTGTCTGAGGCCCTCGGCCTCAAGGCCGTCGTCTTCGGTCAGGTCTTTAGGCAGCTTGCCGCAGAGAAGGGCCTCACCCTCGTCGAGCTCGGGAAGCTCGCCGAGCAAGATCCTCAGATCGACGCCGACATCGACGCCAAGATCGTGGAGACTGCCCGCAGCAGTCCCGACATAATTCTGGAATCCCGTCTGTCCGCATACATGCTGACCAGGAACGGGATCCCCGCCCTCCGCGTATTTTTGGAGGCCAGCCCCGAGGTCCGTTTCGCAAGGATCGGAATCCGCGAGGAGCAAGAACTACAGCACGCCATCGAGGAGACCAATGCCCGCCAGGCATCCGAGGCCAAGCGCTACAAGATGTACTACGGCATAGACATCACCGATCTCAGCGTCTACGACCTCATCATCAACACGGACAACCTGACTCCCGATGAGGTCCTCCAGAAGATCCTGGACGCCGTACGCGTCCGAACAATGCTGGTCAAGGACCCCAATGCAATCCCTGACAGGTGGGGCAAACGTCCCTCCGACCGTACCGTAGGAGAACTCCTGCAGGGCGGAGTAATCGCTCTCGACAAGCCTTCGGGACCTACGTCCCATCAGGCCACCGCATGGGCCCGCGACGCGCTCCATCTCGATAAGATCGGACACGGAGGAACTCTCGACCCCTATGTCAGCGGAGTGCTCCCGATCTGTACCGGTAAGGCCGTCCGTCTGACCGATATCGTCCTGTCCTCCGACAAGGAGTATGTCTGCCTCATGAGACTCCACGCCGACCGTTCCGAAGAACGCATCAGGGAGGTTATGGGCAGGTTCGTGGGCAAGATATACCAGCTCCCGCCGGTCAGGTCGGCCGTCAAGAGGCAGATCCGTATCCGTACTATCAAGGAGCTGGAGATCCTCGACATCCGCGGAAGGGATGTGCTGTTCCGCATCTCCTGCGACGCAGGCACCTATGTCAGGACCCTCTGCATCGATATCGGGGAGATGCTCCTGTGCGGTGCTTCCATGACCGAGCTCAGACGCACCCGTTCCGGCAAGATGAAGGAGTCCCAGGCTGCGACGCTTCAGGACCTGGCCGATGCGTACATCTTCTGGCAGCAGGAAGGCCGCGGAGAATGGCTCAGAAGCCTCATCAGGCCCATGGAGGTACTGGCGGACCCTCTGCCCAAGATCATCGTCAAAGCGACCGCTGTGGACGCTGTATGCCACGGTGCCGACCTTTCCGTCCGCGGAGTGCACATGCTCGATCCCGAGATCCGCAAGAACGCTCTGGTGGCCATGATGACCGCCCGCGGGGAGCTTGTCGCCATCGGGAAGATGATGATGTCCTCCGACAAACTGATGGCCGCTGATGCCGGTGTCGCTGTCAAGACCGTCCGTGTGTTCATGGAACCCGGCCACTATCCCAGGATGTGGAAATACTCCACCGACCTGGAGGGTTATTCGCCCGCCGAATGA
- a CDS encoding ribosomal protein L15P Rpl15p, with translation MPSRTKKFRGSRTHGRGKKSGRGAGIIGGRGKAGLGKTGKIWMLKYDRNHYGRHGFKRPQCVVKANSTINVAELQKSMDRFVAMGFAKQDGDKYSVNLTDAGIDKLLGSGNVDVAIDVIVAEASAKAKEKIEAAGGSVAE, from the coding sequence ATGCCTAGCAGAACCAAGAAATTCAGGGGTTCCAGGACTCACGGACGCGGAAAGAAATCCGGACGTGGAGCAGGTATCATCGGAGGCCGCGGTAAAGCAGGTCTCGGAAAGACCGGCAAGATCTGGATGCTCAAATACGACAGGAACCACTACGGACGCCACGGCTTCAAGAGGCCCCAGTGCGTCGTGAAGGCCAACAGCACCATCAACGTTGCTGAGCTCCAGAAGAGCATGGACCGCTTCGTGGCCATGGGCTTCGCCAAGCAGGACGGGGACAAGTACTCCGTCAACCTGACCGATGCCGGCATCGACAAGCTTCTCGGAAGCGGAAACGTCGATGTTGCCATCGATGTCATCGTTGCCGAAGCTTCCGCCAAAGCCAAAGAGAAGATCGAGGCAGCCGGCGGATCCGTCGCTGAGTGA
- a CDS encoding ribosomal protein S5P Rps5p, whose amino-acid sequence MVDWVPKTRLGHMVLNGEVTTMSEALATKLPLREPEIVDILLPDLQDEVIDLNMVQRMTDSGRRVRFAVTCIVGNGDGFIGVGRAKGKEVGPTIKKAIDNAKLNIIEIKRGCGSWECGCGSVHSLPFEVIGRSGSVTVYLRPAPRGIGLAVGDVAKSLLTLAGVHDSWGFARGNTKTKVNYCVATFDALRQTAVVRVTDEQAEKLNIVAGPIGLKETETDVDNMEE is encoded by the coding sequence ATGGTTGACTGGGTACCTAAAACTAGGCTCGGACACATGGTCCTCAACGGAGAAGTCACCACGATGAGCGAAGCTCTGGCAACCAAACTGCCTCTGCGTGAGCCCGAGATCGTCGACATTCTCCTGCCTGACCTGCAGGATGAGGTCATCGACCTGAACATGGTTCAGAGGATGACCGACTCCGGAAGGAGGGTCAGGTTCGCAGTGACCTGCATCGTTGGAAACGGAGACGGATTCATCGGTGTAGGCCGTGCAAAGGGTAAGGAAGTCGGACCTACCATCAAGAAAGCTATCGACAACGCAAAGCTCAACATCATCGAGATCAAGAGGGGCTGCGGTTCCTGGGAGTGCGGATGTGGCTCTGTCCACTCTCTGCCTTTCGAGGTAATCGGACGCTCCGGATCCGTCACCGTCTACCTCCGTCCCGCACCCCGCGGTATCGGACTGGCAGTCGGAGATGTCGCCAAGAGCCTGCTCACCCTCGCCGGTGTCCACGACTCCTGGGGATTTGCCCGCGGTAACACCAAGACCAAGGTCAACTACTGTGTCGCAACCTTCGACGCACTCAGGCAGACCGCAGTCGTCAGGGTGACCGACGAGCAGGCCGAGAAGCTGAACATCGTCGCCGGACCTATCGGACTCAAAGAGACCGAGACCGACGTTGACAACATGGAGGAGTGA